The Bacteroidota bacterium region ATCCTAAGGTAATTAATACTCCTCCGGTTGCAGCAGTTGCGAAAGATGGTATTCAATTGATTGCAAAAGCCAGAATTACTGTACGTGCTAATATTAAACAATTGGTGGGTGGAGCAGGAGAAGAAACAATTTTAGCTCGTGTTGGTGAAGGTATTGTTACTTCTATTGGTTCAGCATTATCTCATAAGCAAGTACTAGAAAATCCGGATTCTATTTCAAAAGTTGTTTTGGCGAAAGGGTTAGATTCGGGTACTGCATTTGAAATTCTTTCTATTGATATTGCTGATATTGATGTTGGTTTAAATATTGGAGCTAAATTGCAAATGGATCAAGCGAATGCAGATAAAAATATTGCACAAGCCAAAGCAGAAGAAAGAAGAGCAATGGCAATTGCATCCGAGCAAGAAATGAAATCCAAAGCGCAGGAAGCTCGTGCAAAAGTTATTGAGGCAGAAGCAGAAGTGCCAAAAGCTATGGCAGAGGCATTCCGTAATGGTAATTTAGGAATAATGGATTATTATAAAATGCAAAATATTCAAGCTGATACCGAAATGCGCGATTCTATTGCTAAGCAACAAGTAAATAAAAATAATCCGAAGAAAGATTAGTTTATTTTAATGTAATGACAAACTAATTTTGCTAAAAATTCTATTAAATAAAAGCACTTACAAATTTATTTTTGTAAGTGCTTTTTTGTTTGTAGGATGTTCTAATCAACAGGATAAAAATGTATCATCATCCAACACCACAATCAAATCAATAGGATACCTAAATCATTCTGATACGGCCACTTATGTTGAAAAGCAAGCGTGTCGACTTTGTCATCAATCCATTTACGATAGTTTTATTCAAACCGGGATGGGCCAATCTTTTGATACGGCATCATCCACAAAGAGTGCTTCGTTTGGACTTAAAGAATCTGGTATCTATGATAAATTTTTGAATTTGCATTACCAAGCTTATTGGAAGAGTGATCAATTCTATTTTAATGAGTTTAGATTAGCTAACAAAGATACCACACATAGCAGAGTTGAACAGGTAGATTATATTATAGGTTCAGGGCAGCATACCAATTCACATCTGTTAAACTCCAATGGCTATTTGTACCAAATGCCAATGACTTTCTATACTCAAAAGAAACACTGGGATCTGCCACCTGGATTTGAAAGTGGCAACAATACTCGTTTTAGTCGGAAGATTGGATTGGAGTGTATGAGCTGTCATAATGGATATCCCGATTTTGTAGTTGGCTCAGAAAATAAATATAGTAAGGTTCAAAATGGTATAGATTGCGAGCGCTGCCATGGTCCCGGAAGTATTCATGTAGAAAAGAAATCGGCCGGAGAAAAAATAGACACTTCTAAATATATAGATTACAGTATCGTAAATCCGGCTAAACTTCCAATTGATTTACAGTTTGATCTATGCCAACGATGTCATTTGCAAGGAAATGCAGTGCTTAAGGAAGGTAAATCATTTTATGACTTTAAGCCTGGTATGAAATTGTCTGAAGTGATGACCGTTTTTTTGCCAAGATATAACGATTCAGAAGAAAGTTTTATCATGGCGTCTCATGCTGATAGATTAAAGCAAAGCAAGTGTTTTTTGGCTAGTTCAGTTAATGCACAAACTAAAAACGAATTAAAGCCATATAAAAATGGATTGACATGTGTTACTTGTCATAACCCACATGTAAGCGTTAAGAAATTGAATTCAAATCATTTTAATGCAGTTTGCAGTAGTTGTCATAAATCTTCTTCCGCATGCGCAGAACTTGAATCTAAACGATTGGCAGTAAGTAACAATTGTGTTAGTTGCCACATGCCTAAATCTGGTTCTTCCGATATACCTCATGTTTCTATTACTGATCATTTTATTCGTAAGCCTTTAGACAAAAAGAAAATAGCTGAAATTAGAAAGTTTGTTCGGTTGGCCGCTATTAATCAAAAGAATCCTGATTCAATAACAATTGCAAAGGCATACCTCAATCAGTATGAAAAATTTGAACAAGAAAAATTCTACTTGGATTCTGCTAGCAATTATTTGAGTAATAATAATTATAGTAAGGAAAAGTTGCGTGAATTAATTAGGTATTATTTTTTCAAAGCAGATAATACTCAACTGGTTTCCTTTGCTGAGAAGAATAAATTATTGACTCAGTTCAATTCCAAATCATGGATGAATGATGATGCTTGGGCTTGCTATAGAGTAGGACAGGCATACCAGCAGCTTGGTAATACAGTGCAAGCATATAGTTATTATCAAAGAGCTATTGAGCTAGCACCTTTTATTTTAGATTTTAAAAATAAATATGCAACAACCTTAATTGCACTTGATAAAAGTAAAGAAGCGGAAACTATTCTACGTGATATTATAAAAGAAGATGGAAAGTATGCTGCTGCATATTGTAATTTGGGATATTTACTTTTGTTGCAAGGAAATAGTTTAGAGGCTGAGAAAAACTATAAAATAGCATTATCCTTAGATCCCAATTATGAGCAAGCATTATTAAATTTGGCAGGTTTATGTATTTATAAAAAAGATAACACTAAAGCATTGTATTATGTTAGAGAGGTCTTGAAGGTCAATCCGAATAATAATACAGCAAAAAGTATATTCCAACAACTTAATTAATATTAGAATGAACAGAAAACAAGTTATTGCATTAATTGTTGTATTTGTTGCAATCATAGTATTGACAAGTGCGTTTTATCTGTATTTTTTATTTCCTTCTCAACCTACTATAAAAGCTGTTCCAGATAGAAAAATTAGTTTATTTCCAAAGAAGAGAGAAAAAGTAGTTAATCCTCCAACTTTAGACAGTTTGCTTATCGCTATTAAGAATCTTGCCGAAGGAGATTCTATGAGACATGGCAACTTTGGTTTTTATTTGGCATCATTAGATAGTGGAAATGTTTTGGCAGAGTATAATAGCGAATTAAGTTTGGTGCCTGCCTCAGTATTAAAAACCGTTACTACTGGAGTTGCATTGGCTAAATTGGGTCCCGGATTTACTTATACAACTAGATTGCAGTACGATGGAACTATTGATAAAGCAAAGAAAACGTTAAATGGCAATATTTATATTAAAGGAATGGGGGATCCTTCTCTCGGATCTCCTGTTTTTTATGAAAAGGGAGAGAAGGATGTTTTAGCTAGATGGCTTGCCGCAATTAAATCGTTAGGTGTTGATACTATCAATGGTTCTATAATAGGCGATGACAGTGAGGTTGATAATGATCCAATTTCTGTAGGTTGGGCATGGGAAGATATTCAAAGTGATTATGGTGTTGGACCAAGTGGACTTTCTTTTCGCGAAAATTTGTTTGATGTCTATTTGACTGGAGGTAGTCCCCATTTTAAAGTTGATCCTGCTGTTCCTCAATTAAAACTGTATAATAAAGTTGCTGGCAGTGTAGGTCCAATAAAAAATTATGCCTACGTAACAGGTGGTCCTTACTTAAATGAAAAAGTAATATTGGGTGAAGTAGAGAAAGGCGCTGAATTTAAGATTCAGTCGGCCGTTCCAGACGCACCTCTTTTTTGTGCATTTAATTTATTTAACACACTTAGAGAAAATAAGATTATTATTCGTGATTCTATCAATACAATTCGTGTATTAAACAATAACGATAAAAAACTACTATTACCTAGAACTACCATAAATACAATTTATTCACCTGCTTTAGCATCACTTGTATATCATACAAATCATGTGAGTCAGAACTTTTATGCTGAATCTATTTTACGTACGATGTCTTTAATGGAACATGGGTATGGAAGTACTGCCGGAGGAACGAATGTGGTGTATAAATATTTTACAGGAAAAGATATTCGGTTGGGAGGCTTTTACATGGTTGATGGTAGTGGACTTTCCAGGTTTGATGGTATTTGTACTAGGCAATTAGCTCAAATGCTGAGAGTGTTTGCAATGGATAGCACAGTTTTTCCTGCGTTTTACAACTCTTTACCAATCGCTGGTCAATCCGGAACCCTAAGTTCAATTTGTAAAGGAACATGCGCAGAAAAAAATATTAGAGCAAAAAGTGGCTATATGACCCGTGTTCGTTCGTATGCGGGTTATGTTACAACAAAAGGAAATCAAAAATTAGTCTTTGCCATGATTGCCAATAATCATGGATACGATGTGATGGGAATGCGCGGCAAGCTGGAGGAATTAATGGTTAAAATGGCTGAGTTGGAATAGTTTCAATTAAAGTCGCTGACCTAATTTGACAACCATTTTATTTTTCCATTCTACAAACGTTCCTGCAAGTATATTTTTTCTTGCTTCTTTAACTAACCACAAATAGAAGGCAAGATTGTGTAACGATGCAATTTGAGCAGCCAAAAATTCTTGTGCATGAAATAAGTGTCTTAAATATGCCTTAGAGTAGGCACTGTCAACATAACTTGTACCGTTTGAATCTAAAGGGGAAAGATCATTTTTCCATTTTTCATTTTTGATATTTATAACACCTTCGCTGGTGAATAAAATGCCATGTCGGGCATTGCGGGTAGGCATTACACAATCCATCATATCTATTCCCAATGCAATTGATTCAATAATGTTTATGGGTGTTCCTACACCCATTAAATAGCGTGGTTTGTCTTTTGGTAAAATATCGCACACTAATTCTGTCATTTCGTACATCATTTCAGCTGGTTCACCAACAGAAAGTCCTCCAATAGCATTTCCTTCTCTCCCTTTAGATGCAATTGTTTCAGCAGATTTTACTCTTAAGTCTTTGTAGGTGCTGCCTTGCACAATTGGGAATAAAGCTTGTGCATAACCATATTTTGGTACTGTTTCGTCAAAGCGTTTGATACATCTGTCAAGCCATCTGTGTGTCAACTCCATTGACTTTCTTGCATATTCAAAGTCGCAAGGGTAGGGGGTGCACTCATCAAAAGCCATCATAATATCTGCACCAATGGTGCGCTCTATGTCCATTACATGTTCGGGTGTAAATAAATGTTTTGATCCATCAATATGCGATGTGAATTTTACACCTTCTTCTGTAATCTTTCGGCTATTAGCCAGTGAAAAAACTTGATATCCTCCACTATCCGTAAGCATGTTGCCATCCCAGCCAATAAACTTATGCAAGCCGCCTGCCTGCTCTATAATTGGCAGCTGCGGGCGTAAATAAAGATGGTAGGTGTTGCCTAGTATTATTTGAGCTTTTACATCGTTTTTTAATTCATGCTGATGAACAGCTTTTACTGTTCCAACAGTTCCAACAGGCATAAATATTGGAGTTTCAATTACGCCATGATCCGTTTCTATAACTCCTGCTCTAGCCTTGGATGCAGTATCTGTTTGTGATATGTTAAATTTCACGATTAAATTGGTTTAAATGCTCTAATGTAAAGTCCTCTAAGGAATTAATTTTTAAATCTGCGATATCAAATTTTTTGTTGGTATAATAATCTTGATTAGGCACACAAACAGTTTTCATACCCGCATTTTTAGCTGCAAGTAAGCCGTTGTAAGAATCTTCAAATACCAAACAAGATTCAGCGGTAACACTTAAAAATTTCGCAGTGCTAATAAATATTGCAGGATCGGGCTTCCCCTTTTTTTCAAACTCTGCAGAGTGAATAGTATGAAACAAGTGTTTTATGTTGAATTTTTCTGCTACGGCATGAATCAAATTCAACGGAGAAGAAGACGCAATTGCAATGGGCATTTTTAAGTCTACCAATAAATTTATTGTTGCAAATACACCTGGTAAAGGCTGTCCCTTATCTTTTATAAGTGTTGTAAGTTTTGTGATTACATTTTTTTCTACTTCTTCTAATGATAAATTATTCCATGGGTATTGGGAATGCCAGTGTTTAACCACCTCATCAAGGCGTAATCCCATCGTTTGCATGCAAAGCTCTTTAGTTAATTTCACTCCCACTTTTTGGAACTCCTCTATTTCTGCCTCTTGCCAAAGAGGTTCTGAGTCAATTAACAACCCATCCATGTCAAAAATTACGGCTTTTATCATGGCGCAAATCTAGTAAGAAAAAACAATTGTTAATTACTTTGTTTATAACACAATTTATAATTTATAGAAAGAACACAGCCTCGGTTTATTTTTGTAGTACTATGATATTGGACTTCGAATTGATAGGTTTAGTTGTTGCAGGTGTTTTTTTTCTTGCTTTGCTTATTCAATTGTATTTTTTGTTATTCGTGTTTTATAAGCTAGCTTTTTTTAAGAAGAAAGAATCCTCCTTAAATTTTATACCAGTTTCTGTAATTATATGTGCGCGTAATGAGGAACAAAATTTAGTAAAAAATTTGGCATCTATTTTAGAGCAAGAGTATCCTACATACGAAGTAGTAGTGGTAAATGATTGCTCATACGACAATACTGCGGATATACTAGAAGAGTTTGCTAATAAGCATAGCCATCTCAAAATTGTTACTATAAAAGAAGATGAACAACACATGCATGGCAAAAAATTTGCTGTAATGGTTGGTATTAAAGGTGCAAAATATGAGCACTTGCTGTTTACCGATGCCGATTGTAAGCCGTATAGTAAAAAATGGATTGAAGCAATGGCGGGCAATTTTACCGATTCAAAAAAGGTAGTTTTAGGTTACGGTGCTTATGAAAAAGGGAAAGGCTTTTTAAGTAAGTTAATTCGTTTTGATGCATTTCTAATTGCGTTTCAATATTTGTCGTTTGCGATTGCAAAAAAGCCATATATGGGCGTTGGTAGAAATTTATCTTATACCAAGAAATTATTTTTTGACAATAAGGGATTTGCTTCTCATTACCATATTAAATCGGGAGATGATGATTTGTTTGTAAATGAAGTAGCAACAACAGATAATTGTGCAGTTGAATTTTCTCATGAAAGCATTACCGTGTCTAAATCCAAAAAATCATTAAAAGAATGGATGCGCCAAAAAAGAAGACACGCAAGTACATTTAGTCACTATAAAAGTTCATCAAAGAATAACCTTGTTTTATTAGGTGTAGGAACTTATCTTTTTTGGGTAGCCTTCATTGCATTGTTAATATTGCAATATGAAGTTTATGTTATTTTGGGAGCATTTGTTTTTAGAATGTTGCTACAAATGATTATATTCAATAGTGCAATGAAAAAACTTAATGAAAAAGATTTGTTTTGGATACTTCCAATACTTGAAATTTCAATTTTATTGTTTTATCCATTGCTTAGTATTTCAAAATTATTTGCGCCAAAAAATAGATGGAACAATTAGATTCTAATAATTTATCAGAAAAAGCTATTTACGACATTAAACTTGTTGAAAGAGCAATTGCAAATGGTGATCAAAAAGCTTATGCAGAGCTGATGACAAGGTATCGTGATTCTGTTTATTTCATGCTATTAAAAATGGTTAACAATAAAGAGGATGCAGACGATTTAACCATTGAAGCGTTTGGGAAAGCATTTAAACGATTGCAACAATACACACCAAATTTTGCTTTTAGTACATGGCTGTTTAAAATAGCATCTAATAATTGTATCGATTTTATAAGAAAAAAGAAGTTAAATAATTCGTATTCTATTGATAAAACATTTACAAATGAAGACGGCAGCCAAAGCTCAGTAGATTTACGCTCAGATTCATTAGACCCGGAGGAAAATGTAATTAAAAAGCAGAAGGTAGAGTTGATGCGAGACGTAGTTGAAAAACTTAAACCTCGCTATCGCCAATTGGTTGAATTGCGTTATTTTGAAGAGTTATCTTACGAAGAAATATCGGATAAGTTAGAATTGCCTGTTGGTACTGTTAAAGCTCAATTATTTAGAGCAAGAGAATTTTTAGCGAATATTCTTAAAACTTCAGAAGGAAAATTTTAATATCTAATTCCAATTTATTCTTGCCAAATCTCCCAAGCTTTTTCGGCTTGCTTTTCTAGCATTTCTAATCCATTACTAGTTTTAGTTCCCATTAATTTCCCTTGTTTTAAAAACAATGTTTCCTCCGGGTTGTATATCAAATCAAATAGTACGTGTTCAGCAGTTAAGTATTGATAAGGAATAGGAGGGTAGCTTGTTACATTGGGGTACATACCTAGCGGAGTTGTGTTTATTATTAAAGCGTGGTTGCGGATAATAGATTCTGTTAATTCGGAGTAGATAAATGTGTTGCTTTTCTTTGTTCTAGAAACAAGTGTGTAATTGATATTGTTTTTTTTTAGCACATAACATACTGCATTAGAAGCCCCACCTGTACCTAAAACTAATGCTGAAATATTCTTAGTAGGTAAAAGTTTTAATAAAGAATATTCAAATCCATACGCATCCGTATTGTAACCTTCTAAAATATATGATTGGTTATAACGCTTAATTTTTATAGTGTTGGCAGCACCTATCTCTTTTACTTCGGGCGATTGAAAATCTAAATATGCAAGTACATCCTTTTTAAATGGAATCGTAATATTTAATCCAATCAGATTTGGGTTTGATGAAATTAAACTAGGTATTTCACTACTATTTTTTAATTCAAATAGTGAATACGAGCAATTTAAAATTTTTTCGTTTTCGAATTTAGCGGTAAAATAATTCTTGGAAAATGAGTGTGAAAGTTGCTTGCCAATTAAACCAAATTCTTGCATTATTTTTTACGCATTTTATATATCTCAATAAACATAGGTAATATGGAAAGAAAAATAATTAGCAAAATTACTTTTTCGAAATTGTGTTTAATAATTGGTATTTGCCCGAAAAAATAACCTAAGAAAAGTAAAGACACAACCCAAATAGCACCGCCAATTAGATTAAACGAAATAAATTTTTTGTAATTCATTTCACCAATACCTGCCACAAAAGGCGCAAAGGTGCGCACAATGGGCATAAAACGAGCCAATATTATTGCTTTTGAGCCATGCTTTTCATAAAACTCATGAGTTTGGTCAATGTATTTTTGTTTTACCAATTGTTTACCCCCAATTTTCCAATGCAGCACCTTTAGTCCGATTTTCTGACCAAGCATATAGTTTATTGTATCGCCAATTACCGCAGCAATAAAAAGTAAAATTAGTAAGTACCAAATATTCAGATATCCTACAGCTGCAAAACTTCCGGCTGCAAACAGCAAGGAATCTCCAGGCAAAAAAGGCATTACCACCAAGCCGGTTTCTACAAAAATTATTAAAAATAGAATCAAGTAGATGTACACACCATATTCACCAATAAGTAATTCCAGCTTTTGGTCGAGGTGAAGGAAATAGTCAAGAAAGTTTTTCATAAGTGTTGTTTTTTTGCACACCCCTAACCCCTCTCAAGAGGGGAAAATAATTATTACATCCCTCGGGAGGGTCAGGGAGGGGTTAATATTTCGGAACAGATGGATCAATTTCGTTCGACCAAGCTGTAATACCGCCTTTTAAATTGTATAAATTGGTAAAGCCTTGTTTTTCTAGCGCTTGAACAATAGCACCAGAGCGTCCTCCGGAGCGGCAGTGAACTACTACTTTTTTTGCTTTAGATATTTTATCTAAATTGAGCATTACTTCTCCCATTGGAATTAGCTCTCCACCAATGGTCGCTATTTCAGCTTCATGCTGCTCACGCACATCAATTAATTGAAAATCTTCTTTTGAATCCAATAGTTGTTTAAGTTCTGATACAGTAATTTCTTTCATTGTAAATTATTTTTACTTTCTGCTGACTAACTTACCAAGTACTAACTATCAATTTTTTTATATTTCTCAGGAAGAAAAGAGAAGAACGTATCTCCTCTCAGTCCTAATCGTAAGCATTCTAGCGGAATAATATCATCCGGTGCAATGTTTCCTAGATTTACATTAGCCCCTAACAGTTTTATAAACCAAACTTGTTGGGCTTTTTGAGGGGCTTCCCACAGAATATTCTCCTTTTTTACTTTCGCTAAAATCTTATTAATCAGTAGCGTGTGAGCGTGTCCATTTGCTCTGTATATACCTACGTTTCCGCTTTCTCTGGCTTCTGCAATTACTTTCCAAGAACCTGCTTCTAGCTCGGCATTCATCATAGACGTCCATTTGGATGGGTGTATGATAATTCCAGCTTCTTTCGATCCAACTTCAGAAAGTACCAATCTGTTTTTTGCCAATTTCGAAATGTATTCACATTTTTTACCGTGATCCATTTCAATAGAGCCATCAGATACTTCGGCAGCATCTACTTTAAATTTGTCAAGTGCTTTTTGGTACTCGTCAAATTGGTTTCGAATAATAAATGCTTCGAACAGTGTACCGCCAAAATACACACGAATGTTAGCGTCTTTATAAATTTTTATTTTTTGCTCTAAGTTTTTTGTTACAAAAGAGGTGCCAAATCCTAGCTTTATAAAGTCGATTAAATGCCCCGATGATTCTACCAAATCTTCTGCCGCACGAATGCTTAGTCCCTTATCCATAACCATGGTAACGCCTTCTTCTCTTGGCTTTATAGGTCTTTCGGGGATGTGTTTTAAATTAAAGTTCATAGTTATTTATTTTTTTTGTAGGATTGAATCAGTTCGAGCACTGTATTGTTATCTTTTAACAATGGCAAATATTCAAATAATTCGTTGTGTTTTTCGTAATTTAATTCTAAGGCTTGTTGTAAAAATTCAACCGCATCGTGTTTTTGACCCATTAGCAGTAAATAGCCTCCCATTCGGTACAAAAGCTCAGCATTTGTAGGATAAATTTTTATACCATCCGCTAAAATTTTTATTGCTTCTACTTTATCTACACACTCAAATAAAATATTAGAGTAGTCTAACCAAACTGTTTCGTTGGTTGGGTCAAGGGTAACAACTTTTTTATAGGCCTCTAATGCTTCTTCAATAAAACCAAGTTTGTATTGAATATCTCCGAAAATATACCAAAAATCAGCATTTTCAGGCTCCAATTCTAGCGCTTTTTTTATGTAGTGAATTCCTTCGGTAAGCCTATTTTGCATATCAAGTACAAGTCCAATCCCCATCCAAGCATCAGCAAAATCCGGAGAAATTTTAATGGATTTGTTGTAGTTGGCTAGAGCTTTATCAAAATCTTCTAGCTTTTCGTAACACTCGCCAATGTAATAATAGATAGCAGGGTCTTGCGGTTCTAACTTTAGTGCTTCATTATAGCATTCTATTGCTTCTTTATATTTGTACAGAGATGCCAGTGCATTGGCTTTGTTAAAATATGCGGTGGTAAAATCTTCATCAATAGCAAGTGCATAATCATATGCATCTATAGCTTTTTCTAATAAATCAGCCTTGCTATAAAACACTCCCAAATTAAACCATGCCGCCTGAGAGTATGGAGTTTCTTCAATAAAATCAGTAAAAAATTGTATTGCTTCTTCTGTAGCTCCTAATATATCGTAACAAAAACTAAGTTCGTATAGCGCATTTTCTTGGTCAGGATTAATAGATAAACACTTTTTTAAATACCGAACAGCATCAGAATACCGGTTGGTGTTTATGTATTCAAACGCTATAAAAAAGTACACATCCTCCACATCTTCCGGTTGGTATGAAATAGCAATTTTAAAATTTTCGATAGCTTGTTCAGACAGTGCCATCTGGCTGTATATGGCACCGCGCGCTATGTAAATTTCAGGATTTCCAGGGTCAATGTTTTGTATTCTATCGAGTATGCGCAATGCTTGAGATGTATTGCTTTTGGCAGCCAACAACTGCGCTTTTTTAATATTTAAATTGACAGAGTTTGGGTATTGTTCTAATCCTTTTTCTACTGCTAAAGAAGTTTTGTAGAAATCGTTTTTGAGAAAAAATTCGCTAATGATTTCTTCGTATTGTTCTTCTTCAAAATAAATGGATATTCCATCTCGTATTGATTTTTCAAAACGAGCTATTAGTGCACCTATATCTTCCTGATTATCATCGTTAAATCCGTACATGACAACATCTATTTATTCAAAAGCAAAGGTAACAAAAACCACCCTTTTTTTAAGCTAACTTGTCAACAATAGGTTAAATACTGTTAAAAACTTAAAGTGCCTCTGTTTCGCAGAAAAAGGTAAATTTGCACACTAAAAAATAGCATTGTGGCACTAATAAAATCAATTTCGGGTATTAGAGGAACCATTGGCGGAAAGCCGGGAGAAGGCTTAAGTCCGCTTGATGTGGTAAGATATACCGCAGCATTTGGTACTTGGGTAAAAAATAACACTTCTAATAAAAAGGTACATATTGTGGTTGGGCGTGATGCCCGTATCTCGGGAGAGATGGTAAACAACCTGGTAGTAGGTACCTTAATGGGGTTGGGTATAGATGTTATAGATTTGGGGTTATCTACCACACCAACCGTAGAGATTGCAGTGCCTGATGAACATGCTGATGGAGGAATTATTATTACCGCCAGTCATAATCCTAAACAATGGAACGCACTTAAATTACTGAATTCAAAAGGAGAATTTATTTCTGAAAAGGAAGGCGAACAGGTTCTGAAGACAGCCGATAGAGAAGATTTTGACTTTTCGGAAGTAAACTTGTTGGGTAAGTTAAAGAAAAATGATACTTATTTTCAGAAGCATATTTCAAAAATACTAGCGCTACCATTAGTTGATGTAGAAGCAATTAGGGCAAGAAAATTTAAAGTTGTTATTGATTGTGTAAACTCCTCCGGAGGTATTATTGTTCCCTTGCTTTTAAATGCGTTGGGTGTAGATGATATTGTTCAATTATATTGTGAGCCTAACGGTAATTTTCCGCACAATCCGGAGCCTTTACCCGAAAATTTGCGAGATATAGCTAAAGCTGTTGTAAAGAATAAAGCCAACTTAGGAATT contains the following coding sequences:
- the hxpB gene encoding hexitol phosphatase HxpB, which encodes MIKAVIFDMDGLLIDSEPLWQEAEIEEFQKVGVKLTKELCMQTMGLRLDEVVKHWHSQYPWNNLSLEEVEKNVITKLTTLIKDKGQPLPGVFATINLLVDLKMPIAIASSSPLNLIHAVAEKFNIKHLFHTIHSAEFEKKGKPDPAIFISTAKFLSVTAESCLVFEDSYNGLLAAKNAGMKTVCVPNQDYYTNKKFDIADLKINSLEDFTLEHLNQFNREI
- the tgt gene encoding tRNA guanosine(34) transglycosylase Tgt; this translates as MKFNISQTDTASKARAGVIETDHGVIETPIFMPVGTVGTVKAVHQHELKNDVKAQIILGNTYHLYLRPQLPIIEQAGGLHKFIGWDGNMLTDSGGYQVFSLANSRKITEEGVKFTSHIDGSKHLFTPEHVMDIERTIGADIMMAFDECTPYPCDFEYARKSMELTHRWLDRCIKRFDETVPKYGYAQALFPIVQGSTYKDLRVKSAETIASKGREGNAIGGLSVGEPAEMMYEMTELVCDILPKDKPRYLMGVGTPINIIESIALGIDMMDCVMPTRNARHGILFTSEGVINIKNEKWKNDLSPLDSNGTSYVDSAYSKAYLRHLFHAQEFLAAQIASLHNLAFYLWLVKEARKNILAGTFVEWKNKMVVKLGQRL
- a CDS encoding sigma-70 family RNA polymerase sigma factor — its product is MEQLDSNNLSEKAIYDIKLVERAIANGDQKAYAELMTRYRDSVYFMLLKMVNNKEDADDLTIEAFGKAFKRLQQYTPNFAFSTWLFKIASNNCIDFIRKKKLNNSYSIDKTFTNEDGSQSSVDLRSDSLDPEENVIKKQKVELMRDVVEKLKPRYRQLVELRYFEELSYEEISDKLELPVGTVKAQLFRAREFLANILKTSEGKF
- a CDS encoding tetratricopeptide repeat protein, whose product is MLKILLNKSTYKFIFVSAFLFVGCSNQQDKNVSSSNTTIKSIGYLNHSDTATYVEKQACRLCHQSIYDSFIQTGMGQSFDTASSTKSASFGLKESGIYDKFLNLHYQAYWKSDQFYFNEFRLANKDTTHSRVEQVDYIIGSGQHTNSHLLNSNGYLYQMPMTFYTQKKHWDLPPGFESGNNTRFSRKIGLECMSCHNGYPDFVVGSENKYSKVQNGIDCERCHGPGSIHVEKKSAGEKIDTSKYIDYSIVNPAKLPIDLQFDLCQRCHLQGNAVLKEGKSFYDFKPGMKLSEVMTVFLPRYNDSEESFIMASHADRLKQSKCFLASSVNAQTKNELKPYKNGLTCVTCHNPHVSVKKLNSNHFNAVCSSCHKSSSACAELESKRLAVSNNCVSCHMPKSGSSDIPHVSITDHFIRKPLDKKKIAEIRKFVRLAAINQKNPDSITIAKAYLNQYEKFEQEKFYLDSASNYLSNNNYSKEKLRELIRYYFFKADNTQLVSFAEKNKLLTQFNSKSWMNDDAWACYRVGQAYQQLGNTVQAYSYYQRAIELAPFILDFKNKYATTLIALDKSKEAETILRDIIKEDGKYAAAYCNLGYLLLLQGNSLEAEKNYKIALSLDPNYEQALLNLAGLCIYKKDNTKALYYVREVLKVNPNNNTAKSIFQQLN
- a CDS encoding glycosyltransferase, translated to MILDFELIGLVVAGVFFLALLIQLYFLLFVFYKLAFFKKKESSLNFIPVSVIICARNEEQNLVKNLASILEQEYPTYEVVVVNDCSYDNTADILEEFANKHSHLKIVTIKEDEQHMHGKKFAVMVGIKGAKYEHLLFTDADCKPYSKKWIEAMAGNFTDSKKVVLGYGAYEKGKGFLSKLIRFDAFLIAFQYLSFAIAKKPYMGVGRNLSYTKKLFFDNKGFASHYHIKSGDDDLFVNEVATTDNCAVEFSHESITVSKSKKSLKEWMRQKRRHASTFSHYKSSSKNNLVLLGVGTYLFWVAFIALLILQYEVYVILGAFVFRMLLQMIIFNSAMKKLNEKDLFWILPILEISILLFYPLLSISKLFAPKNRWNN
- the floA gene encoding flotillin-like protein FloA (flotillin-like protein involved in membrane lipid rafts), which translates into the protein MGSVVFFFVIAIGGIVGLSILLYLVPVGLWFSALLSGVRISLLQLIFMRWRKVPPSIIVNAMINSSKAGLNLTRDELEAHFLAGGHVQKVVNALISADKANIPLEFKAATAIDLAGRDVFEAVQMSVNPKVINTPPVAAVAKDGIQLIAKARITVRANIKQLVGGAGEETILARVGEGIVTSIGSALSHKQVLENPDSISKVVLAKGLDSGTAFEILSIDIADIDVGLNIGAKLQMDQANADKNIAQAKAEERRAMAIASEQEMKSKAQEARAKVIEAEAEVPKAMAEAFRNGNLGIMDYYKMQNIQADTEMRDSIAKQQVNKNNPKKD
- the dacB gene encoding D-alanyl-D-alanine carboxypeptidase/D-alanyl-D-alanine-endopeptidase: MNRKQVIALIVVFVAIIVLTSAFYLYFLFPSQPTIKAVPDRKISLFPKKREKVVNPPTLDSLLIAIKNLAEGDSMRHGNFGFYLASLDSGNVLAEYNSELSLVPASVLKTVTTGVALAKLGPGFTYTTRLQYDGTIDKAKKTLNGNIYIKGMGDPSLGSPVFYEKGEKDVLARWLAAIKSLGVDTINGSIIGDDSEVDNDPISVGWAWEDIQSDYGVGPSGLSFRENLFDVYLTGGSPHFKVDPAVPQLKLYNKVAGSVGPIKNYAYVTGGPYLNEKVILGEVEKGAEFKIQSAVPDAPLFCAFNLFNTLRENKIIIRDSINTIRVLNNNDKKLLLPRTTINTIYSPALASLVYHTNHVSQNFYAESILRTMSLMEHGYGSTAGGTNVVYKYFTGKDIRLGGFYMVDGSGLSRFDGICTRQLAQMLRVFAMDSTVFPAFYNSLPIAGQSGTLSSICKGTCAEKNIRAKSGYMTRVRSYAGYVTTKGNQKLVFAMIANNHGYDVMGMRGKLEELMVKMAELE